The Myxocyprinus asiaticus isolate MX2 ecotype Aquarium Trade chromosome 31, UBuf_Myxa_2, whole genome shotgun sequence genome has a segment encoding these proteins:
- the dhrs13b.2 gene encoding tapasin-related protein, with product MIVLRTGIHSMGLTFGGLILSFLCIGVNGSQSVHNIQWLPCQFVDENVQVNKEGHTETQYIHREAVLQFGNAGDSPLYPTITFLVTASKVDMRRFVEGGEDKLQCEIRRYSTGGIVMRWPAVGAQEYDVWFTCTLRHNEGSFVITTFLRHTPAAPAKGQVDYLQWITVNDRELLTASATMVVFTRTPSVEVGFLKEPILHCQFAVDHKLANVTVEWRLQRHGERSKLFSYSSRTGKSEGSGVSVKAIGTGNASFKLPLTRKISEGTYICSVLVPPLYGSHDIPLSLSEQPRVSLNVGSSLSLTLGKEQKVTCDAEGYYPLDVNMEWYREPAGGSPTPVFLKNVLYSSHRLHQDGTYSLSAFFLLQPGLEDSGYKYTCRVSHKSLLTPIRKSFMLTVTEPDSTLWYVTVIGFILVMLGILFWLLPQYFAERKAANKRF from the exons ATGATTGTCCTCAGGACGGGAATACACAGCATGGGTTTGACTTTTGGAGGTCTTATCCTTTCATTTTTATGCATAG GTGTAAATGGATCTCAGTCTGTCCATAATATTCAGTGGCTTCCTTGTCAGTTTGTGGATGAGAATGTTCAAGTAAATAAAGAGGGCCACACAGAGACTCAGTACATCCACAGAGAGGCTGTGCTTCAATTTGGTAATGCCGGTGACAGCCCTTTATACCCTACCATTACCTTCCTTGTCACAG CCTCTAAGGTGGATATGAGGCGTTTTGTGGAAGGAGGGGAAGACAAACTACAATGTGAGATCCGTAGGTACAGCACTGGAGGCATTGTAATGCGCTGGCCTGCTGTGGGAGCACAAGAGTATGACGTCTGGTTCACTTGTACTTTACGCCATAATGAAGGCTCATTTGTCATTACCACGTTTCTCAGACACACACCTGCAGCTCCTGCCAAAGGACAGGTGGACTATCTGCAATGGATAACTGTTAATGACAGGGAACTCCTGACAGCATCAG CTACAATGGTTGTTTTTACACGGACTCCCTCGGTAGAGGTGGGATTCTTGAAGGAACCGATTCTGCACTGTCAGTTTGCAGTGGATCACAAACTGGCTAATGTTACGGTGGAGTGGAGGTTACAGCGACACGGGGAGCGCAGCAAGCTCTTTAGCTACTCTAGCCGCACAGGGAAGAGTGAAGGAAGTGGAGTGTCTGTCAAAGCCATCGGCACTGGAAACGCCTCCTTCAAACTTCCACTCACCAGAAAAATCAGCGAGGGCACATACATCTGCTCTGTCCTTGTTCCTCCCCTCTATGGCAGCCATGATATTCCTCTTAGCCTAAGTG AACAACCTCGTGTTTCTCTGAATGTGGGTTCCTCCTTGTCTTTGACACTCGGTAAGGAGCAGAAGGTCACATGTGATGCAGAGGGCTACTATCCTCTGGATGTGAACATGGAGTGGTATCGAGAACCAGCCGGAGGCAGCCCTACGCCTGTGTTCCTGAAAAATGTACTGTACTCCAGTCATCGGCTTCATCAAGATGGCACATACTCGCTCTCAGCCTTCTTCCTTCTGCAGCCTGGTCTTGAGGACTCTGGATATAAGTACACTTGCAGAGTATCTCATAAGTCCTTGCTCACTCCCATCCGCAAGAGCTTTATGCTTACAGTTACAG AACCTGACTCTACATTGTGGTATGTCACAGTCATTGGATTTATATTAGTGATGCTAGGAATTCTTTTTTGGCTGCTACCTCAGTACTTTGCAG AACGAAAAGCTGCAAATAAG AGGTTCTGA